The following coding sequences lie in one Micromonospora sp. R77 genomic window:
- a CDS encoding phospholipid carrier-dependent glycosyltransferase, producing the protein MLLLHRRPYQSRRRRAPPGTSAAYDRRVTSASTAQSAGRAEPDPTTDGGSAADQAAPSGGGRVPAVVRRRLAGVDARLDGHAWLATTVVVAIAAILRFVGLSGPKGKIFDEIYYARDAYGLIDRGVEWNYKDNGPSYVVHPPLGKWLIGLGEWAFGYQDAETKISVPGHLMTTAPEFGWRFAAAVAGTLSVLLLVRIGRRMFRSTTLGCAAGLLLALDGFHLVLSRTALLDIFLLLFVLAAFGALVLDRDARRRRWARALDAGLDVSRPGRAGRPPSTWRDWPWWRLLAGVLLGCACSVKWSGLYFLPAFGLLVIFWEVGVRRSAGVRRPWRDTLLDELPWLLLAGVLAVGTYLATWSGWLLSDDGYYRLASRYPQAPLSDTPVVGALINLWEYHKAAYGFHTQLDDPHKYQSWPWQWLLLGRPVAFYWSGEGACGAPTCASEILLLGTPLLWWSFLPALGALAWLGAARRDWRAGAILLCVAAGLLPWFWFALDGRTMFSFYAAPALPFLVLAVVYVLGAIISPAGAPAARAASEEDVSDRRMVGGIIAGAYVLLVALCFGYFYPIFVGKLLPYADWSARMWLDGRWI; encoded by the coding sequence ATGCTGCTCCTTCATCGACGGCCGTACCAATCTCGGAGACGACGGGCGCCACCGGGCACCTCCGCAGCCTACGATCGCCGGGTGACGAGTGCGTCGACAGCGCAGAGCGCGGGCCGGGCCGAACCGGACCCGACGACCGACGGCGGCTCCGCCGCCGACCAGGCCGCCCCGAGCGGCGGGGGCAGGGTGCCGGCCGTCGTGCGGCGCCGGCTCGCAGGCGTCGACGCGCGGCTCGACGGACACGCCTGGCTGGCCACCACCGTCGTGGTGGCGATCGCGGCGATCCTGCGGTTCGTCGGGCTCAGCGGCCCCAAGGGCAAGATCTTCGACGAGATCTACTACGCCCGGGACGCGTACGGGCTCATCGACCGGGGCGTCGAGTGGAACTACAAGGACAACGGCCCGTCGTACGTGGTGCACCCGCCGCTGGGCAAGTGGCTGATCGGGCTCGGTGAGTGGGCCTTCGGCTACCAGGACGCGGAGACGAAGATCTCCGTACCGGGACACCTGATGACCACCGCCCCCGAGTTCGGCTGGCGCTTCGCGGCGGCGGTCGCCGGCACGCTTTCGGTGCTGCTGCTGGTCCGGATCGGCCGGCGGATGTTCCGTTCCACCACGCTCGGCTGCGCGGCCGGGCTGCTGCTCGCCCTGGACGGTTTCCACCTGGTGCTGTCCCGCACCGCGCTGCTCGACATCTTCCTGCTGCTGTTCGTGCTGGCCGCGTTCGGCGCGCTGGTGCTGGACCGGGACGCCCGGCGACGCCGCTGGGCGCGGGCGCTGGACGCCGGGCTGGACGTCTCCCGCCCCGGCCGGGCCGGCCGGCCGCCGTCGACCTGGCGGGACTGGCCCTGGTGGCGGCTGCTCGCCGGGGTGCTGCTCGGCTGCGCCTGCTCGGTGAAGTGGAGCGGCCTCTACTTCCTGCCGGCCTTCGGCCTGCTGGTGATCTTCTGGGAGGTGGGCGTCCGCCGCTCCGCGGGCGTACGGCGCCCGTGGCGGGACACCCTCCTCGACGAACTGCCCTGGCTGCTGCTGGCCGGGGTGCTGGCGGTCGGCACCTACCTGGCGACCTGGTCGGGCTGGCTGCTCAGCGACGACGGCTACTACCGGCTGGCCAGTCGCTACCCGCAGGCCCCGCTCAGCGACACCCCGGTGGTCGGCGCGCTGATCAACCTGTGGGAATACCACAAGGCCGCGTACGGCTTCCACACCCAGCTCGACGACCCGCACAAATACCAGTCCTGGCCGTGGCAGTGGCTGCTGCTGGGCCGGCCGGTCGCGTTCTACTGGTCGGGCGAGGGCGCTTGCGGGGCACCGACCTGCGCCTCTGAGATCCTGCTGCTCGGCACGCCGCTGCTCTGGTGGTCGTTCCTGCCCGCGCTCGGCGCGCTGGCCTGGCTGGGTGCGGCCCGACGGGACTGGCGGGCCGGGGCGATCCTGCTCTGCGTGGCCGCCGGTCTGCTGCCGTGGTTCTGGTTCGCCCTGGACGGGCGGACGATGTTCTCCTTCTACGCCGCGCCCGCCCTGCCGTTCCTGGTGCTGGCGGTGGTCTACGTGCTCGGCGCGATCATCTCGCCGGCCGGGGCTCCGGCTGCGAGGGCCGCGTCGGAGGAGGACGTCTCCGACCGGCGGATGGTGGGCGGGATCATCGCCGGGGCGTACGTGCTGCTGGTGGCGCTCTGCTTCGGCTACTTCTACCCGATCTTCGTGGGGAAGCTGCTGCCGTACGCCGACTGGTCCGCCCGGATGTGGCTGGACGGTCGCTGGATCTGA
- the rsmI gene encoding 16S rRNA (cytidine(1402)-2'-O)-methyltransferase produces the protein MSEIGRLILLGAPLGNPADASARFREVLGTADVVAAEDTRRLTRLARDLGVTVPGRIVSYFEGNEERRTPELVDALTAGYTMALVTDGGMPSVSDPGYRLVTAALDAGVPVTAAPGPSAVTTALALSGLPSDRFCFEGFLPRTPSARRSRLRALAAEERTLVLFEAPHRITAALADLAAVFGADRPAALCRELTKTYEEVVRRPLGELAEWAAEGEPRGEITLVVAGAPPAVASRPDDDTLRAAVAEREATGLSRRDAITEVATEYGLRRRDVYTVVHS, from the coding sequence ATGTCCGAGATCGGACGCCTGATCCTGCTCGGCGCGCCGCTGGGCAATCCCGCCGACGCCTCGGCCCGCTTTCGCGAGGTGCTCGGCACGGCCGACGTGGTCGCCGCCGAGGACACCCGCCGGCTCACCCGGCTCGCCCGCGACCTCGGCGTCACCGTCCCCGGGCGGATCGTCTCCTACTTCGAGGGGAACGAGGAACGCCGCACCCCCGAACTGGTCGACGCGCTCACCGCCGGCTACACGATGGCACTGGTCACCGACGGCGGCATGCCCAGCGTCTCCGACCCGGGCTACCGGCTGGTCACCGCCGCGCTCGACGCCGGCGTGCCGGTCACCGCCGCGCCCGGGCCGAGCGCGGTGACCACCGCCCTGGCGCTGTCCGGGCTGCCCAGCGACCGGTTCTGCTTCGAGGGCTTCCTGCCCCGCACCCCCAGCGCCCGCCGGTCCCGGTTGCGCGCGCTCGCCGCCGAGGAGCGCACCCTGGTGCTCTTCGAGGCACCGCACCGGATCACCGCCGCGCTGGCCGACCTGGCCGCCGTCTTCGGCGCCGACCGGCCCGCCGCGCTCTGCCGGGAACTCACCAAGACCTACGAGGAGGTCGTCCGCCGGCCGCTCGGCGAGCTGGCCGAGTGGGCCGCCGAGGGGGAGCCGCGGGGGGAGATCACCCTGGTGGTGGCCGGGGCGCCGCCGGCCGTCGCGAGCCGGCCCGACGACGACACGCTGCGCGCCGCGGTCGCCGAGCGGGAGGCCACCGGCCTGTCCCGGCGGGACGCGATCACCGAGGTCGCCACCGAGTACGGGCTGCGCCGCCGGGACGTCTACACCGTCGTGCACAGCTGA
- the metG gene encoding methionine--tRNA ligase: MSHVLAAVAWPYANGPRHIGHVSGFGVPSDVFARYMRMAGHDVLMVSGTDEHGTPIQVQADAEGVTPRELADRYNRVIAEDLRALGLSYDLFTRTTTRNHYAVVQELFTGLHRNGYIIPKVTTGAISPSTGRTLPDRYIEGTCPICGYDSARGDQCDNCGNQLDPIDLINPKSKINGETPEFVETEHFFLDLPALADALRQWLDTREGWRPNVLRFSRNLLDDLQPRAITRDLEWGVPIPLEGWQDRNDKRIYVWFDAVIGYLSASIEWARRTGDPEAWRKWWSADGEGKDALGYYFMGKDNIVFHSVIWPALLGGYSGAGAKDGEPGELGRLNLPTEVVSSEYLTMEGRKFSSSRKVVIYVRDFLERYDADALRYFIAVAGPESNDTDFTWAEFLRRNNDELVAGWGNLVNRSISMAAKNFGAIPPVDPAGLTEADEALLAVARAGFTTVGDLIAKHRQKQAIGEAMRVVAEANRYLSDQAPWKLKGEDDKPRMGTVLHVALQVVSDANTLLTPFLPHSAQQIHELLGGTGVHAPMPVIEEVEDLDGGPAYPVLTGDYTVGARWESVPLEVGRPLAAPKPVFRKLDPSIVDEELARLAG, translated from the coding sequence ATGAGTCACGTTCTCGCCGCGGTCGCCTGGCCCTACGCCAACGGCCCGCGCCACATCGGCCACGTATCCGGATTCGGCGTTCCCTCCGACGTCTTCGCCCGGTACATGCGGATGGCCGGTCACGACGTGCTCATGGTCTCCGGCACCGACGAACACGGCACCCCGATCCAGGTGCAGGCGGACGCCGAGGGGGTCACCCCGCGCGAGCTGGCCGACCGGTACAACCGGGTGATCGCCGAGGACCTACGGGCGCTGGGTCTCTCCTACGACCTGTTCACCCGCACCACCACCCGGAACCACTACGCGGTGGTGCAGGAGCTCTTCACCGGGCTGCACCGCAACGGCTACATCATCCCCAAGGTCACCACCGGGGCCATTTCCCCGTCCACGGGCCGGACCCTGCCCGACCGCTACATCGAGGGCACCTGCCCGATCTGCGGCTACGACAGCGCCCGTGGCGACCAGTGCGACAACTGCGGCAACCAGCTCGACCCGATCGACCTGATCAACCCCAAGTCGAAGATCAACGGCGAGACGCCGGAGTTCGTCGAGACCGAGCACTTCTTCCTGGACCTGCCCGCCCTGGCCGACGCGCTGCGGCAGTGGCTGGACACCCGGGAGGGCTGGCGGCCCAACGTGCTGCGGTTCTCGCGCAACCTCCTCGACGACCTCCAGCCCCGGGCCATCACCCGCGACCTGGAGTGGGGCGTGCCGATCCCCCTGGAGGGCTGGCAGGACCGGAACGACAAGCGCATCTACGTCTGGTTCGACGCGGTCATCGGCTACCTCTCCGCCTCCATCGAGTGGGCCCGCCGCACCGGCGACCCCGAGGCGTGGCGCAAGTGGTGGTCCGCCGACGGGGAGGGCAAGGACGCCCTCGGCTACTACTTCATGGGCAAGGACAACATCGTCTTCCACTCGGTGATCTGGCCGGCGCTGCTCGGCGGCTACTCCGGCGCGGGCGCCAAGGACGGCGAGCCGGGTGAACTGGGCCGGCTCAACCTCCCCACCGAGGTCGTCTCCAGCGAATACCTGACCATGGAGGGGCGGAAGTTCTCCTCGTCCCGCAAGGTCGTCATCTACGTCCGGGACTTCCTCGAACGCTACGACGCCGACGCGCTGCGCTACTTCATCGCCGTCGCCGGCCCGGAGAGCAACGACACCGACTTCACCTGGGCCGAGTTCCTGCGCCGCAACAACGACGAACTGGTCGCCGGCTGGGGCAACCTGGTCAACCGCTCCATCTCGATGGCGGCGAAGAACTTCGGCGCGATCCCGCCCGTCGACCCGGCCGGGCTCACCGAGGCCGACGAGGCGCTGCTCGCGGTGGCCCGCGCCGGCTTCACGACCGTCGGCGACCTGATCGCCAAGCACCGGCAGAAGCAGGCCATCGGCGAGGCGATGCGGGTCGTCGCCGAGGCCAACAGATACCTCTCGGACCAGGCGCCCTGGAAGCTCAAGGGCGAGGACGACAAGCCCCGGATGGGCACCGTCCTGCACGTCGCCCTCCAGGTGGTCAGCGACGCCAACACGCTGCTCACCCCGTTCCTGCCGCACTCCGCGCAGCAGATCCACGAGCTGCTCGGTGGCACCGGGGTGCACGCCCCCATGCCGGTGATCGAGGAGGTCGAGGACCTCGACGGCGGGCCGGCGTACCCGGTGCTGACCGGGGACTACACGGTCGGCGCGCGCTGGGAGTCCGTACCCCTGGAGGTGGGCCGACCGCTCGCGGCGCCGAAGCCGGTGTTCCGCAAGCTCGACCCGTCCATCGTCGACGAGGAACTGGCCCGGCTGGCCGGCTGA
- a CDS encoding alpha/beta fold hydrolase, which produces MPFITVGTENSAPIDLYYEDHGSGQPIVLIHGFPFNGATWEKVSGPLQAAGYRVITYDRRGFGASAQPAMGYDYDTFAADLDVLMTELDLRNAILVGHSMGTGEVTRYLGAYGSDRVDRAVLMAPLAPMLLKTADNPEGVEKGLFDGFQQAIVADRFAYLTQFCDAFFNYSENKGRWVSEEAYRAHWNIGAQASAKATHDCVDAWQTDFRGDLPNINIPVLIIQGDKDNVLPYPKTGQRLQNMLSDARLVTLQGAPHGTPWTHPTEVNRAIMEFIGAPKMARA; this is translated from the coding sequence ATGCCCTTCATCACCGTGGGGACGGAGAACTCCGCCCCCATCGACCTGTACTACGAGGACCACGGTTCCGGTCAGCCGATCGTGCTCATCCACGGGTTCCCGTTCAACGGCGCGACCTGGGAGAAGGTGAGCGGACCGTTGCAGGCCGCCGGCTACCGGGTGATCACGTACGACCGGCGCGGCTTCGGTGCCTCCGCCCAACCGGCGATGGGCTACGACTACGACACCTTCGCCGCCGACCTCGACGTGCTGATGACCGAGCTGGACCTGCGCAACGCGATCCTGGTCGGGCACTCGATGGGCACCGGCGAGGTGACCCGCTACCTCGGCGCGTACGGCTCGGACCGGGTGGACCGGGCGGTGCTGATGGCCCCGTTGGCGCCGATGCTGCTGAAGACGGCGGACAATCCGGAAGGTGTCGAGAAGGGCCTCTTCGACGGGTTCCAGCAGGCCATCGTCGCCGACCGGTTCGCCTACCTGACCCAGTTCTGCGACGCGTTCTTCAACTATTCGGAGAACAAGGGCCGGTGGGTGAGCGAGGAGGCGTACCGGGCGCACTGGAACATCGGCGCGCAGGCGTCGGCGAAGGCGACCCACGACTGCGTCGACGCCTGGCAGACCGACTTCCGGGGCGACCTGCCGAACATCAACATCCCGGTGCTGATCATCCAGGGCGACAAGGACAACGTGCTGCCCTACCCGAAGACGGGTCAGCGGCTGCAGAACATGCTCTCCGACGCCCGGCTGGTCACCCTCCAGGGTGCGCCGCACGGCACCCCGTGGACGCACCCGACCGAGGTGAACCGGGCGATCATGGAGTTCATCGGCGCGCCGAAGATGGCCCGCGCCTGA
- a CDS encoding TatD family hydrolase has translation MLAAMTEQTESRKQRAARRAGEFPPAPEALPRPVLDSHTHLDITVSEAGVPGGGSADDPVAATIEVAAAVGVDRLVQVGVDVASSRWGADVAERHPAVLATVALHPNEAPRLADLDEALREIETLAGRDRVRGVGETGMDFFRTGDEGRAAQEESFRAHIAIAKRHGKALVIHDRDAHADVLRILDDEGAPDTVVLHCFSGDAEFAAQCVRRGFLLSFAGTVTFGSAGALREAAALTPLDQILVETDAPYLTPMPHRGRPNASYLIPLTVRSLAATTGADLDELCAAISATGDRVFGPW, from the coding sequence ATGCTGGCCGCGATGACCGAGCAGACCGAATCCCGCAAGCAACGGGCCGCCCGCCGGGCCGGGGAGTTCCCGCCCGCGCCGGAGGCGCTGCCCCGTCCCGTCCTGGACAGCCACACCCACCTGGACATCACCGTCAGCGAGGCGGGTGTGCCGGGGGGAGGGTCCGCCGACGACCCGGTCGCCGCCACGATCGAGGTCGCCGCCGCCGTCGGGGTGGACCGGCTGGTCCAGGTCGGCGTGGACGTCGCCTCCTCCCGCTGGGGCGCCGACGTCGCCGAGCGCCACCCGGCCGTGCTGGCCACCGTCGCGCTGCACCCCAACGAGGCGCCCCGACTGGCCGACCTCGACGAGGCGCTGCGCGAGATCGAGACGCTCGCCGGCCGGGACCGGGTCCGGGGCGTCGGCGAGACCGGGATGGACTTCTTCCGTACCGGGGACGAGGGGCGGGCCGCGCAGGAGGAGAGCTTCCGCGCGCACATCGCCATCGCCAAGCGGCACGGCAAGGCGCTGGTCATCCACGACCGGGACGCGCACGCCGACGTGCTGCGCATCCTCGACGACGAGGGTGCCCCGGACACGGTGGTGCTGCACTGCTTCTCCGGCGACGCCGAGTTCGCCGCCCAGTGCGTCCGCCGGGGGTTCCTGCTCAGCTTCGCCGGCACGGTCACCTTCGGCAGCGCCGGTGCGCTGCGGGAGGCCGCCGCGCTCACCCCGCTCGACCAGATCCTGGTGGAGACCGACGCGCCCTACCTGACCCCGATGCCGCACCGGGGGCGGCCGAACGCGTCGTACCTGATCCCGCTGACGGTCCGGTCGCTCGCCGCGACCACCGGCGCCGACCTGGACGAACTCTGCGCCGCGATCTCCGCCACCGGTGACCGCGTCTTCGGCCCGTGGTGA
- a CDS encoding ABC-F family ATP-binding cassette domain-containing protein, with translation MANIVNLDRVSKGYGAAGPLLTDVSLGLDDADRIGVVGLNGAGKSTLLRLLTKQEGPDDGRVTHRRDLRVLWLPQSLTLAPEATVRDVVLGTAWLGESMGAEHEWAGDAGVRAILDGLGMPHLGLDQPVGPMSGGERRRVALAALLVRESDLLILDEPTNHLDVGGVDWLAKYLVTRKGALVVVTHDRWFLDAVCTTTWEVADQTVRAYEGGFAAWTLARVERERVAAATEARRQNLLRKEIAWLRRGPPARTSKPKFRIDAANALIDDVPPPRDTMSLQRMATARLGKQVYDLEHVRLHAGPKEILHDTTWQVGPGDRIAILGRNGAGKTTLLRMLAGVTRPDGGRFVTGSTVKPAFLSQELAELPGHLRVLEAVEEVARRVQLGDREISAAQLAEVFGFDDRRLWTPVSDLSGGERRRLQMLRLLAGEPNVLLFDEPTNDLDTDTLAALEDLLDSWPGTIVVASHDRYLIERVTEVAYGMFGDGRLVHLPGGVDEYLARADGARSGAAPALTTPAPAAGAASGMSAAEVRVARKELGKLERQIGKLEQKEATLLDQLATHATDYAKVAELDAQLKELRAERERTEETWLALAEELPAD, from the coding sequence GTGGCCAACATCGTCAACCTGGACCGGGTGTCCAAGGGGTACGGCGCCGCCGGGCCGCTGCTCACCGACGTCTCACTCGGCCTCGACGACGCCGACCGGATCGGCGTGGTCGGCCTCAACGGTGCCGGCAAGTCCACCCTGCTGCGCCTGCTCACCAAGCAGGAAGGGCCCGACGACGGGCGGGTCACCCACCGTCGCGACCTGCGCGTCCTCTGGCTGCCGCAGAGCCTCACCCTGGCTCCCGAGGCCACCGTCCGGGACGTGGTGCTCGGCACTGCCTGGCTCGGCGAGAGCATGGGTGCCGAGCACGAGTGGGCCGGCGACGCGGGCGTCCGGGCCATCCTCGACGGGCTGGGCATGCCCCACCTCGGCCTCGACCAGCCGGTCGGCCCGATGTCCGGTGGCGAACGCCGCCGGGTCGCCCTGGCCGCCCTGCTGGTCCGCGAATCCGACCTGCTCATCCTCGACGAGCCCACCAACCACCTCGACGTCGGCGGCGTCGACTGGCTGGCGAAGTACCTGGTCACCCGCAAGGGCGCGCTCGTCGTGGTCACCCACGACCGATGGTTCCTCGACGCGGTCTGCACCACCACCTGGGAGGTCGCCGACCAGACCGTCCGGGCGTACGAGGGCGGCTTCGCCGCCTGGACCCTCGCCCGGGTCGAGCGGGAGCGGGTCGCCGCGGCCACCGAGGCGCGCCGGCAGAACCTGCTCCGCAAGGAGATCGCCTGGCTGCGTCGCGGCCCGCCGGCCCGCACCTCCAAGCCGAAGTTCCGCATCGACGCCGCCAACGCGCTCATCGACGACGTCCCTCCGCCGCGCGACACCATGTCGCTGCAGCGGATGGCCACCGCCCGGCTCGGCAAGCAGGTGTACGACCTGGAACACGTCCGGCTGCACGCCGGACCCAAGGAGATCCTGCACGACACCACCTGGCAGGTCGGCCCCGGCGACCGGATCGCCATCCTCGGCCGCAACGGCGCCGGCAAGACCACCCTGCTGCGGATGCTGGCCGGGGTGACCCGCCCCGACGGCGGCCGGTTCGTCACCGGGTCGACCGTCAAACCGGCGTTCCTCTCCCAGGAACTGGCCGAACTCCCCGGCCACCTGCGCGTCCTGGAGGCCGTCGAGGAGGTCGCCCGCCGGGTGCAGCTCGGCGACCGGGAGATCTCCGCCGCCCAGCTCGCCGAGGTGTTCGGCTTCGACGACCGGCGGCTCTGGACGCCCGTCAGCGACCTCTCCGGCGGAGAACGCCGCCGGTTGCAGATGCTCCGGCTGCTCGCCGGGGAACCCAACGTGCTGCTCTTCGACGAGCCCACCAACGACCTGGACACCGACACCCTCGCCGCGCTGGAGGACCTGCTCGACTCCTGGCCGGGCACGATCGTCGTGGCCAGCCACGACCGGTACCTGATCGAGCGGGTCACCGAGGTCGCGTACGGGATGTTCGGCGACGGCCGGCTGGTGCACCTGCCCGGCGGCGTCGACGAGTACCTGGCCCGGGCCGACGGCGCCCGGTCCGGCGCCGCACCCGCCCTGACCACGCCGGCGCCGGCGGCCGGGGCCGCCAGCGGCATGTCGGCGGCCGAGGTCCGTGTCGCCCGCAAGGAACTCGGCAAGCTGGAGCGGCAGATCGGCAAGCTGGAACAGAAGGAAGCCACCCTGCTCGACCAGCTCGCCACGCACGCCACCGACTACGCCAAGGTCGCCGAACTCGACGCGCAGCTCAAGGAGTTGCGCGCCGAACGGGAACGCACCGAGGAGACCTGGCTGGCCCTCGCCGAGGAGCTGCCGGCCGACTGA
- a CDS encoding DUF4383 domain-containing protein, translating to MAHTPVNHPARPIYRAIGGLVGLYFVVFGVLGIIASAGNDVLAQDDTQVLGQGTNLGFSLLAIVLGAAILAGTVIGRNLDVAINQWLAYALIVLGLASLAFIRTDANIFNFSIVTVMVVLVLALVLLMVGMYGKVGTEEEKEAWQKARLVL from the coding sequence ATGGCCCACACCCCCGTCAACCACCCCGCGCGGCCGATCTACCGGGCGATCGGCGGGCTCGTTGGTCTGTACTTCGTGGTCTTCGGAGTGCTCGGCATCATCGCCAGCGCCGGCAACGACGTGCTCGCCCAGGACGACACCCAGGTCCTCGGCCAGGGCACCAACCTCGGCTTCTCGCTCCTGGCCATCGTGCTCGGGGCCGCGATCCTCGCCGGCACCGTCATCGGCCGCAACCTCGACGTGGCGATCAACCAGTGGCTGGCGTACGCCCTGATCGTCCTCGGCCTGGCCTCGCTGGCCTTCATCCGGACCGATGCCAACATCTTCAACTTCTCCATCGTCACCGTGATGGTGGTGCTGGTCCTGGCCCTCGTCCTGCTGATGGTCGGCATGTACGGCAAGGTCGGCACCGAGGAGGAGAAGGAGGCCTGGCAGAAGGCCCGCCTGGTGCTCTGA
- a CDS encoding DUF4383 domain-containing protein encodes MPHFPVNHPARPLYRVLAGLVGLYILVFGVYGVFETWGDGLFDRGSNWALGLRTNLAFSLVSVVFGIVLMVGASRRGNLGHYMNLTAGVVFLVTGILMMSVLQTPANFLNFSMSTVLVSLLFGLILLATGLYDKVGTDEHAAAERSRREHPVSGLPSP; translated from the coding sequence ATGCCGCACTTTCCGGTGAACCATCCCGCGCGGCCGCTCTACCGGGTCCTCGCCGGGCTCGTCGGCCTCTACATCCTGGTCTTCGGGGTCTACGGCGTGTTCGAGACCTGGGGCGACGGGCTCTTCGACCGGGGCAGCAACTGGGCGCTCGGACTCCGTACCAACCTGGCCTTCTCGCTGGTGTCCGTGGTGTTCGGCATCGTGCTGATGGTCGGCGCGTCCCGGCGCGGCAACCTCGGCCACTACATGAACCTGACCGCCGGCGTGGTCTTCCTGGTGACCGGGATCCTGATGATGTCCGTGCTGCAGACCCCGGCGAACTTCCTCAACTTCTCCATGTCGACCGTGCTCGTGTCGCTGCTGTTCGGGCTGATCCTGCTGGCCACCGGCCTCTACGACAAGGTCGGCACCGACGAGCACGCCGCGGCGGAACGCAGCCGGCGCGAGCACCCGGTTTCGGGGCTGCCCAGCCCCTGA
- a CDS encoding TetR/AcrR family transcriptional regulator, with protein sequence MTEVPGKDAGAARRRAVPAAKPSSRVRMSAGQRREQLISIARQIFAERGFDATSIEEVAARAKVSKPVVYEHFGGKEGLYAVVVDREVRSLLDRVTGALTAGHPRELLEQAAMTLLTYIEEETSGFRVLVRESPLMSATGNFSSVMNDVAHQVEHILGAEFSSRGYDPKLAELYSQALVGMVALTGRWWLEVRKPRKETVAAHLVNLAWNGLSHLEAKPGLITGRKPA encoded by the coding sequence ATGACCGAGGTTCCCGGCAAGGACGCCGGTGCCGCCCGGCGGCGGGCGGTCCCGGCGGCGAAGCCCTCCTCCCGGGTACGCATGTCGGCGGGGCAGCGGCGTGAGCAGCTGATCTCGATCGCCCGGCAGATCTTCGCCGAGCGCGGTTTCGACGCCACCTCGATCGAGGAGGTGGCGGCCCGGGCGAAGGTCTCCAAGCCGGTGGTCTACGAGCACTTCGGCGGCAAGGAGGGCCTGTACGCGGTGGTGGTGGACCGGGAGGTCCGCTCGCTGCTGGACCGGGTCACCGGTGCGCTCACCGCCGGGCATCCCCGGGAGTTGCTGGAGCAGGCGGCGATGACCCTGCTGACGTACATCGAGGAGGAGACCAGCGGGTTCCGGGTGCTGGTCCGGGAGTCACCGCTGATGTCGGCGACGGGGAACTTCAGCAGCGTGATGAACGACGTCGCGCACCAGGTCGAGCACATCCTGGGCGCGGAGTTCTCCAGCCGGGGCTACGACCCGAAGCTCGCGGAGCTCTATTCGCAGGCGCTGGTGGGCATGGTGGCGCTGACCGGCCGCTGGTGGTTGGAGGTGCGCAAGCCGCGCAAGGAGACCGTCGCCGCGCACCTGGTGAACCTGGCCTGGAACGGGTTGTCGCACCTGGAGGCCAAGCCGGGGCTGATCACCGGCCGCAAGCCGGCCTGA
- a CDS encoding helix-turn-helix domain-containing protein produces the protein MPPTGLPLHGRFLRRDPFRRRLSYTRTNVRSVTDPLAAEARRLRVVEQLSVRAIQARTGLGRNRVYALLRGVPPPEWTRRPNAKDDLRAEALALRAEGLSVNAIAEQLGVAKSTAYQWVRHLPLDPDDAAERRRARSKVMTDARWAAHREAQNAAMAAERARGAEVVGSLGERDTLLLGAAIYWCEGGKSKPWRQQDRLQFINSDPGLLALFLRFLGACGVGPDAPSYRVSIHESADAEAAVRWWAATLRLPPERFGRTALKRHNPTTVRRNTGADYHGCLVITVPRSRALYWRIEGMIAELFRIGDVRGPGLAGHNP, from the coding sequence GTGCCACCGACCGGTTTACCGCTCCACGGCCGGTTCCTCCGGCGCGACCCGTTCCGCCGGAGGCTGTCGTACACCCGTACTAACGTGCGGAGCGTGACCGATCCCCTCGCCGCCGAGGCGCGCCGGCTGCGCGTCGTGGAGCAGCTGTCCGTCCGTGCCATCCAGGCCCGCACCGGCCTCGGCCGCAACCGGGTGTACGCACTGCTGCGCGGGGTTCCGCCGCCCGAGTGGACCCGGCGGCCCAACGCCAAGGACGACCTGCGCGCCGAGGCGCTGGCGCTGCGCGCCGAAGGCTTGTCGGTCAACGCCATTGCCGAGCAGCTCGGCGTCGCGAAGTCGACCGCGTACCAGTGGGTGCGGCACCTGCCGCTCGACCCGGACGACGCCGCCGAGCGTCGACGGGCCCGGTCGAAGGTCATGACCGATGCCCGGTGGGCCGCTCATCGGGAGGCGCAGAACGCGGCGATGGCAGCCGAACGGGCTCGCGGGGCCGAGGTGGTCGGTTCGCTCGGCGAACGGGACACGCTGCTCCTCGGTGCGGCCATCTACTGGTGCGAGGGCGGCAAGTCCAAGCCGTGGCGACAGCAGGACCGCCTCCAGTTCATCAACAGCGACCCGGGGCTGCTCGCCCTGTTCCTCCGCTTCCTCGGCGCCTGTGGGGTCGGGCCGGACGCGCCGAGCTACCGGGTCAGCATCCACGAGTCGGCCGATGCCGAAGCGGCGGTGCGCTGGTGGGCGGCGACCTTGAGGCTGCCACCGGAGCGGTTCGGGCGAACGGCGCTGAAGCGGCACAACCCCACTACCGTCCGCCGGAACACCGGGGCCGACTATCACGGCTGCCTGGTGATCACCGTGCCGCGCAGTCGCGCGCTCTACTGGCGGATTGAAGGTATGATCGCCGAGCTGTTCCGGATCGGGGATGTGCGCGGGCCCGGCTTGGCGGGCCACAATCCTTGA